In Acidobacteriota bacterium, the DNA window GGCCGATACCCTGGCAATCCTCGCCGAACGGTATGGATCACGCAAGTTGCGTTTGCTCCAAAAGGTTGTAGCGCGTCTCCAAAAAAGTGGAGTTTCCCATGAATGAAGCCGTAGCGCGTATGTTGGCACGATACGAACGCAGGAGAGCAGAAGACGATGTTAAAGTCCTGCGCGAGATCTTGCAGGAGATTGCGCTTCTTGGCCTGTGGCGAAGCCGCTTTTTCGAAAAAGCCGCATTTTATGGAGGCACGGCGCTGCGCATCCTCCATGGAATGGATCGTTATTCCGAAGACCTGGATTTTTCTTTGTTGAAGCCTGCGGCGGAATTCGATCTCTCCCGCTACTGCAATGCTCTCGAAAAGGAGATCCGCTCGTTCGGATTTGATGCAACCGTGACCGGCAAATCAAAGAGTGGTCAAAGTGCAATCCGGTCGGCATTTCTCAAGGCGGATACTTTGAAGCATCTCCTTGTCATCAATACCACTGAGGGTCTAACTGCGAGTATTCCACCCGGACAGGTTCTGAAATTAAAAATAGAAGTGGATACGGATCCTCCGCCCGGATTTGACACCGAGACGCGTTTCCTTTTGCAGCCTATTCCGTTTTCGGTCAGGGCATTCGCCCTTCCCGATATGTTTGCCGGCAAAATGCACGCAGCACTTTGCCGGAATTGGAAAAACCGCGTGAAGGGACGGGACTGGTATGACTTGGTCTGGTATGCAGCCAATCACCCGCAATTACATCTCAAACATCTTGAGCAACGGATGATTCAAAGCGGTCATCTGAAAAAAACGGAAAAGCTGACACCGGAAAAGTTATCCGTCATTGGGAAAGCCGTTGTTCAAAGATTGGATGTAAATCAGGCAAGAAAGGAAGTGGAACCCTTCGTAAAAGATCCCGAGACACTGACTGCCTGGTCCCGCGAATTCTTCCACGATGTCATGCGCCGAATTGTATTTACCTAGATGACATTTGTACTTTTCCTGGCTGTTCACACCGTGGCTGACCATAACCTCGTCGACGCATCATGACCGTTTGCCTCCCCCATGCTACCCCAGGATGATTTATTGATTGGATGAATATCGGTAAGTTATTGATTTTATTGGTGGAGCTGACGAGGATCGAACTCGTGACCTCCTGACTGCCAGTCAGGCACTCTCCCAGCTGAGCTACAGCCCCACTCTTTTCCTGCGGTGTCCGGCGTGGGCGGCGGGCGGCTCCGGACACGGGGTCCGGGGTGCTCGTAGTCCACGGTAGAAAAAGATAGGGGATTATGGGGAGGTTTGCAAGGGGAAACGCATGCCCGGGGAGGAGCGGGGTGTCGGGGGAGCGGGGGGGAAGTCAGCTTAGGCGGAGCAGGGGGGGCGGGGCGCAGGTGATTTCCACCCGGCGGGCGTCGGCGGGGTGGGGGAAGGCCAGGGTGAGGTGGTGGAGGTGGTAGCCGAGGTCGCCGGGGAGGGCGCGGCAGCCTTCGGGGGGGACGCCGCCGGGGGCGTAGAGGGGGTCGCCCACGAGCGGGTGGCCGGCCGCGGCCAGGTGGATGCGGATCTGGTGCGGGCGGCCGGTCGTGATCTCGACCTCTACCAGCGCGGCGCCCGCGCGGCGCTCGAGGACCCGGACCCGGCTGTGGGCCCGCTTCCCTGCCGGGTGCGCGGCATGGACCGAGCCGAGGAGCGCATGGGGGACGGGGCCGATCGGGACGTCGATATCGAATAGGTCCTCGGCGGGCTGGCCGGAGACCAGGGTGCGGTAAAGCTTCCGCGTGCGTCCTCCTCCCCATAGGGCGGAGACGCGGGCGAAGGCCTCCGTCGTCAGGGCGAAGAGCACCACCCCCGAGGTCCCCCGCCCCAGCCGGTGGAGCGGGTTCGCCCGGGGGAACTGCCGGCGCACCAGCGCCAGCAGGGTATGCTCCATGAAGAGGCCGCCCCCGGGCATCGTCGGGAGCCCCGCGGGCTTGGCCACCGCGAGAAGGTGCGGGTCCAGGTGGAGGATGGCGTAGTCGAGAGGCACCTCGGGCTCCTCCCACGGCGGGCGGGACCAGGTCAGCTCCCGCCCCGGCGCGAGGAGGGTGTCGATGGAGGCCGGGACGCCGTCGAGGAGCACCCTCCCCGCACCGATGCGGTCGAGCCACTTATCTTGAGCGGTTCCGGGATAGTGGCGCCCGAGATATTCGAGGAGGGGGACGCCGGCGGCTTCCGGGCCCAGGCTCCTGCGGAATGCGTACCCGCGGTTTTTGCCCCTCATGCCGGGGAGTGGATCCGGTGCTCCTTGAGCGCCAGGTAGATCGACTGCGCCAGGGTCGATTTCCGGAAACCCACGACCTTGGTGTTGCGCACCCCCAGGAGCTTCTCCAGTTCCGCGGAGGTGTAGCAGGCGACGACGGGGTAATGGCGGAAGTCCTCCAGGATTTCGTCGCGGCTGTTGGCGGAGAGGTCCTCGGTGACCAGCACGAAGTGGAGGCGCCCCCTGGCGCGCGCGATATTGTCCCGGCCGACCAGGAGAATGCGTGCGCGCACCGCGAAACCGAACAGGGTCTCCGGCGATGCCACGGCCTGATCTTTTGTCATGGCCCGATTGTACCATTGCGCGCCCGGAACCGCCGCACTCCTCGAGGCCGCCGGTCGGGGCCGCCGGTTGGGCTCGAAGTGCCCCGCGGAATCTGGCACAATCGGGAGATGAGGATCGAACTGCCCGAATACGCCCGAGTCGTCCGCGGCCTCCCCTGCGGCCTCCACCCATACAGTACGCTGCTGCCGCGGCTCGCGGAGAGCCCCGTGGCGCGCCGGATCGGGACCGCCGCCACCCCGCTCGGCCCGCTGCTCGAGCGGGCGCGCGTCGATATCCGGCAGGAGGAGGGGTTCTGCTTCGTCGATATCGAGCTGCCGGCCATCGCCCTGTTCGAGTCGTACTACCGCGACGGGAGCGGGCTCGACCTCTACCTCGACCTGGCGCACGAGCTGGCCCACCTGCGCCAGTTCTACGAGGGGAAGGACCTGTGGGACCGCGGCCTGCACTACGTCGACCGCCCCACGGAGATCGAGGGGTACGCCGTCGCCGTGGAAGAGGGGGTGCGGCTGGGGATGACGGAGGAGGAAGTGATGCGCCACCTGTCCAACCCATGGCTCAGCCCGGCCGAGGTCGCCCGGCTCCGCGCCAACGTGGAACGGTTTCTGTCCAACGGCCACCCCTGACGACGGTGCGTCAGCCCGCGTAGGTCCGCAGAATGTCCCAGAAGGCGCCGCGGCAACCCTTCCCGATCGCTTCGACGAGGCGCTCGTTGGAATCGTAGTTGTAGTTCCGCTTCGGCCTGGAGGGATCGAAAAACAGGAATTTCGGGTCGGCGCCGATGAGGGCGTCCAGCCGCTCGAAGACGGAACCGGCGATTTCGGGCTCCAGGAAGAATGCCGGCTCCACGCCGGCGTTCCACCCCAGCTGCGCCGCCAGCGGCGTCCCCGGGAAGACCCGCACGCCCAGGGAGACCCCCGCCAGGTCCGCCCCGGCCCGGCGGACCATCTCCACCGTCCGCTCGATCCCGCGAAGGGTTTCCCCCGGGGCGCCCAGGAGCAGGTCCACCATCACCGCCATCCCTTCCTCCCGGGCATTGCCGACCGCGTCGACGACGTCCGCGGGAACGTGGCCGCGCCCCAGCCTTTTCAGCATGGACCCGTCCCCGTGGTCGGCGCCGAAATCGATGCCGGCGCAGCCGGCCGCGCGCATCGCCCGGGCCAGCCCGCGCGAAAAGGGGACGGGGGAACAGTAGGCGTACCAGCGCAATCTCTCCCCCAGCCCGCGGCGCGCGATCTCCCGGCAGACGTCGAGGGCGTGGGTTTCGGAAAGGTTGAACTCCCCGTCGCAGGTGTGCAGGACGTCGATCCCCTGGCCGAGCAGGTGTTCGATTTCGTCGGCCACCGCTTCGGGGGGCCGGCGGCGCACCCGCCTCCCCTTGGCGACCGGGTCGGCGCAGTAGATGCAGCGGCCGGAACACCCCCGTTGGGTCTCGAATCCCGCCTGCCCCCCCTCCCGGAAATAGCGGCCGTTGTCGAGCCAGCGCCGCCGCATCCGGGGGAGCCGGTCGAGGCGGCCGAAGCGGGGGGGATTGCGCTTCCAGACCCCGTTCTCCGGCCAGACCAGGCCGGGGAGGCCCTCCACCGGCAGCTGCCGCTCGAGCCGGCGGGCCAGTTCCGGCAGGACGAATTCCCCTTCCCCCCAGATACCGTAATCGGCCCCGGTCAGTTCGAGGATCTTTCCGGGCATCACCGAAAACCCGACGCCCCCCAGCACGATCGGGGCGTCGCTCGCGCGCCGCACCGCCGCCACCATCCGCGCGAATCCGGGAAGGTGACTCCCGCGGTTCGGATAGGCGCAGTCGTCGGTGTTGCGCAGGGTCATTCCCACCAGGCCGCACTCTTCTTCAGCCAGGAATCGCCCGATGGCGGCCTCCGGATCCTCCTCCCAGCAAAGGTCGAGGAGGGATACCGCCTGCCCGGCCGCGTCGAGCGCCTCGGCGAGATAGTCCAGGGCGATCGGCGCCACCGGGGGTCGAAGGCGGTTGGTGTTGATGAGGCCTATGCGCATCTGCCGACTCTCCTTTGCGGCGCGGGAAGGGTTCCGCCGGAGGATCTTAAATGAATTTTGTTTCTCTGTAAAACCGGATCTGTTATCGTTGCCGCATCCGCCTCGACCGCCCCATGACGGGAGCGGCGGCGGATCGAGCGGCAGGCCCACCATGACTTTTCCGGACGGGAATCATCGCAGGCAGGGAAAGAACCCGCATGGGCGGCCGCACGGGCGGCCACCCGGCGCGGGCCCCCGCCACGCGCCCCACCACCCCCGGCGCCCTCATCAGCCCCACCCCGCGCCGCATCCCAACCAACTGCCCTACGGCCTGCCGGTCGATCCCGGGGAGAGCGAGGATTGGATCCACCCCGGCGGCACGGGGGAGGAGGCGGCCTATCTCAAGGGGTTGGTCGATTCGCACACCAAAGTCACCGTGGTCCTCACGGACGGGGAAAGATTCCGTGGCCACATCCGCTACTACGACCGGGACTGCTTCAGCATCGGGCTGTCGGCCCAGGGGCCCCGCCTCCTCGTGCGCAAGGAGCACGTCGCCTGCATCGTGGAAGACTAGATCAATCCAGCAAACCCAATTTTATCAATAATATGCCAAGACATTAGTCCGTGCGCGAAACGGTTTCGGGCCGCGGGATTTCCGTCCCGACCGGGCCATTTTGCCATAATGCCGGACGCCAGGATGCCGATATCAATGGGGAACCGCGCACGCAGACGACGGCAGTGGAAAAGCGAGGGCACCTTGCGGGCAGATGTTTTTAAGAAATGGGCTAAATCCTTTAAATTCGTGCTTGTAGGATGCGGTCGGATGGGCCACTGCTACGCCACGGTGATCCACAACCACCCGCACATGAGTCTCGAGGCCGTCATCGACCCCAATCCCGAGGCGGCGAAGGCGTTCCGGCATTCCTTCCGGTGCAAGTCCTACGGTTCGGTGGAGGACTGCCTGGCCGCCGGCCACCAGGCCGAGGGGGCGGTGATCTGCACCCCGCCGGCCAGCCACGCGGAGATCGCCACGCAACTGCTCGAGAACCGGACCCACACCCTGTGCGAACCGCCCCTGGCCCTCGACCCGGAGTCGGCCGAAAAGATGAAGGAGACGGCGCGCCGCTGCGCGGCCACCCTCATGATGGGTTCCAAATTCCGCTTCGTGGCCGACGTCATCCAGGCCAGGGGGCTGATCCAGGCCGGCATCCTCGGCCACGTGCTCGAATTCGAGGGGGATTTCCGCGAAACGGTCGACATGACCTCGCGATGGAACGTCCAACCCGAACTCAGCGGCGGGGGAGTGCTCATGGACAGCGGCCCCCTGGCCGTGGACGTCGTGCGCTACCTTTTCGGACCGATCCAGGCGATCCGGGCGGAGGAGGGGCGCCGCGTCCAGTCCAGGGAGGTGGAAGACACGGTCCGGCTGGAACTGAGCACCGAGCCGGGCATCCTCGGGACCCTGCACCTGAGCTGGGCGCTCAAGAACAACGGCGAGGACTATTTCCGCATCTACGGCACCCAGGGGAACATGTGCATCGGCTGGCGCAAATCGTTTTACCGCCCCACCGGGGCGGCCGACTGGATCCACTTCGGCGAGGGGTACAGCACCCAGAAAGCCCTCGGCCTGCAGCTGAGCCATTTCATGGATGTCGTCTCGGGCGAGGAGGTCCCGGAAATCACCGCCGAGGAGGAGCTCGCCTCCGTGCGCGTCATCGAGACCGCCTACAGGTCGCTGGCGACAGGCAGGCACATGCACATCGGCGCTGCGGACCCGGACGCGGCCCGCGCGCGCAAGCTCTCGTTGATCTCCTCGTCTGCGAAACCTTTCCCCACCTGGATTTTCAACCGCTGAACCCCGGCGGGGCGGGCGGCCCCAATGGCCCGCCGGGCGGGGTCCCTTTATGTAAAAGCTCTGTAAAAGGAGCCCCCGGGGCGTTGCGCATCCCTTTTCAGGACCCTAAAATCACCGGGTATAACCTTGAACAGGATGCAGCAGATGACCCGAAGTCTTTTCAGATCGGCCCGGCCCACGGGCAGGACCCTCCGCGTCGTCCTCATCAAGCCGTCGAAGTACGACGACGAGGGCTACGTCATCCGTCATTTCCGGGGGGTGCTGCCGAGCAACACCCTGGCCTGCCTGGCCAGCCTCACCCGCGACGTCGCCGAGCGGCGGTTGCTCGGGGACATGAACGTGGAGGTGGAGCTGCTGGACGACACCGTCGAGAAGATCCCCGTGCGCCGCATCATCCGGTCGCACCGCCCGCCCCGCACCCGGACCGTGATCGCCCTCGCCGGCGTGCAGTCCAACCAGTTTCCGCGGGCGGCCGACCTGGCCCGGAAATTCCGCGCCGGGGGGCTCGATGTCCTCATCGGCGGCTTCCATGTCAGCGGCATGCTGGCGATGCTCGAGGGGATCTCCCCCGAAATCCAGGAGTTGCTGGACCTCGGCGTGACCGTGGTGAAGGGGGAGGTGGAGGAGACGTGGGGGGACCTGCTCCGGGACGCGGCCGAGGACCGGCTGCGGCCGCTGTACGACTTCATGGACCGCAAGCCCGATCTTCACGACCGCCCCATCCCGATGATCCACGGGGACTACCTCAGGAAGTTCATCGTCTCCAATTTCGGGACCATCGACTGCAGCCGGGGCTGCCCCTTCAACTGCAGCTTCTGCTCCATCATCAGCGTCCAGGGGCGAAAGATGCGCGAGCGCTCCCCGGAGGCGCTGATCCGGACCCTGCGCGAAAACTACGCCCGGAGCCGGGTCAATTTTTATTTTTTCACCGACGACAATTTCGCCCGCAACGGCTACTGGCGCGAAATCTTCCTTGAGCTCATCCGGCTGCGGGAGGAGGAGCGGATCCCGATCGAGTTCATGATCCAGGTCGATACGCAGTCCTACCGCATCCCCGATTTCATCCCTCTGGCGGCCCGCGCCGGGTGCACCCAGGTATTCATCGGGATGGAGAGCATCAACCCCCGGAACCTCGAGGCCGTCGGAAAAACCCAGAACCACGTAGAGGACTACGCGCGGTTGATCGCCGCCTGGCACGAGGCCAGGGTGGCGACCCACGTCGCCTACATCTTCGGCTTCCCCTTCGACACCCCGGAATCGCTCCGCGCGGACGTGGCCCGGCTGCAGGACGAACTGCAGGTGGAGCAGGCGTCGTTCTTCATGCTGACCCCGATCCCGGGCTCCCAGGACCACGCGCGCATGGTGCAGAGCGGCGAGCCGATGCACCCCGACCTGAACGATTACGATTCGTTCCACGAAACGATCCGGCACCCGAACTTCCGCCCCGGGGAACTGGCGGCCTCCTACCGGGAAGCATGGAAGAATTTCTATTCCTTCGATTACATGCGCTCCGTGCTCCGCCGCGCCAACCCGGAGAATTACCGGAACATCTTCTTCGATTTCATCTGGTACCGGAACTCGGCCCTGATCGAGGGGGGGCACCCGATGCTGCACGGGTTTTTCCGGCTCAAGGACCGCCTCGACCGCCGTCCCGGGTGCGTCGTGGAGTCCCGGCGGCGCCATCTCCTCCGGCGCAGCCGCGAAATCCGCGCCACGCTCCGGAGCTGGCTGGCCCTGACGCTCGAAATGGAGGAACTCTGGCTGCAGACGCGCCAGCGCAGCGAGGCCGAACTGCGGCTGCTGGCCGAGATCGAGAACCTGCGCGGCCAGCTCAACCGCAACCTCCGCGCCGCCGAACTGCAGATCGCGCACATGCGCGCCCGGATGCAGTTTCCGGAGCTGCGGGTGCCCTCGCGCCTGGCGCTGGCGCTGCGCAACCTGAACTTCGGGATGGCCAAGCGCCTCACCTGTTCCCGTTCCGATCTCCGGCAATTCTGGCAGCGGGCCACCGCCAGGCCGCTCCGGCTGCTGGCCCGCCCGCACAGGGTGGTCCTCAATTTTCTGAAGGACGCGCAGCTCTTCTTCCTGTTCCTGAGGGAGCTCGCCCGGACCTGAAGCCCGGCCGGGCGCGCCCACCACAAAAAAGGGCGGCCGGTGACGGCCGCCCTTCTCCATTTCGTTTTTCCCCGCGCTGATGAAGCCCGGTCCTACCTGGGCCGCTCCGCGGAGATGACCTTGTCCTTGGGGATGCTCAAATACCCCCCCACCTTGTTCTTCTGCACCCAGTTGATCACCACTTCGTAGCGGATCCGGTTCTTGCCCACCAAAAACTGGATTGGCTCGTTGATGAGTCGGTCCTTCTTCTCCAGCTGATTGTCGTCCACGTAGATCTTCAGGTTGAACTTCCCCTTCTTGTGGTCGGTACGGGTCAGCTGAATCCGGATGTCCTCCACCTTGACCGGGTTCTTCTTGTCGGGGAGAGTGAACTCGAAGAAATCGCGCTCCCCTTTCAAGCGGAGCTGGGCCAGTTCGCTCGAATTCTTCGCCACGGCGGCGCTCAGGCTGTCCTTCACATCCACCAGCTGCCGCCGGGTCCCCTCCAGGTCCCTGCGGGTGCTCTCCAGGTCGGTGCGGACGCTCACGACCTCGGTCTTGACCCCGCCGACCTCGGTGCTGACCTGGCCTATTCTGCTCTCGGCCTCGCTCTTGACCGCCTGCACCTGGGCCTCCACGTGCGAGGCATCGGCCTTGGTGGAAAGCGCCTGGGCCAGTTCCTGTTTCGTCTTCTTCCCCTCGGCCTGGATCTGGGCCGTCGTTTTCTTGAAGGTTTCCTCGGCGCTCCCCACGGCCTCTTCCAGGTTGGACTTCAAATCGGACACCTGGCTGGCCAGGGCCGCTTCCGTCACCTTGTTGCGGGTCTCCAGTTCGGCTATTCGGGCTCCGAGCTGATCCAACTCGGCCTGCTGCGCCCTCCGGTAGCGGGAGTGGGAGTAGAAAAGGTAAATCACCAGCTAAAGCAGAATCAGGATAAGCGCAAGCTTCACGGCTTCCGGAACCAGCCCCTTTTCCTGGGGCGCCGGTTTTTGCAGATCTGGGTTCAGGGAACTCATCACACCTCCTGGTGCATGAAAAGGCGGCACACGCGGCCGCCCATAACCGCCCCAATAATACGGCCGGCCGATCGAAAGTGCAATAAGGCGCAGGGGCGGAGGCTACGGCGCGGCCTCATCCGGCACCTCGGGCTCCCCCCCGAGGGGCCGCCGGGCACGGGTCACGAAGTAGCCGATGAGGGCGGCCAGGATGCTCGAACCGACCCAGAGGTTCAGCGTCGGGGAGCTCTTGAAGCCGAAATAGAGCATCACCCCGGAAAAGGCGAGATAGATGAGGGCGGCCGCCAGGGCGGCGGTCTGCGGCCGGGAAAATTCCCTGCGGCGGAACCGGACCCAGAAGAGGGAGAAGATCGTCAGCGCCGAAAACAGGGTGAGGATGGCTCCCACGTTGCTGAGCACCTCACCGAGCTGGTAGGCCAGGACCAGGAAAAGGGCTATGCCCCCCTGCAGCATCACCGCCCCCACCGGGGGGCGCCCCTCCTTCCCCTTGAGGACCGCGGGGAGAAACCCGTCCCGGGCCATGGCGGCATAAACGCGGGGTCCGAGAAACGTCATCGCGCTGACGGCCGAGATGAAGGCGATGATCGCCAGCACCGACATGCAGGCGGCGCCGAAGTCGCCCACCACGTCGCGCATGATCAGGTGGCCGAGGGTGATCCGGGCGGTTTCGTAGTCGTTCACCACCCGGAACTGCTCGGGGGTGAGGTTGGCCACGAACACCCAGTTCACGAACAGGTAGAGGACGCCGACGATGGAGCACCCCAGGATCAGGGCCCGGGGGACGTCGCGCCGGGGGTTGCGGAATTCGGAAGCGGCGTAGACCGCCGCGTTCCAGCCGCTGAAGGCGAAGGCGATGAAGAAGAGGTTCTGCATGAAAGCCCCCAGCGGGAAGCCTTCCGAGGGGCTCGTGGGCTGCCAGGTGGGCCAGGCGTTGTTCCCGCCCGCGAGGCCGACGGAGATAAAGCCGACCACGAGGACGATCTTGAGCGCCACCAGGGCGTTCTGCGCCGTAACCGAGAAGCGCAGGCCGACGGCGTGCACCGCCGTCATCAGCACGATCAGCCCGACGGCGAACAACGTGGGGTTCACCCAGTCGCCGAGCGTATGCGCGAAGGCGCCCGCGGCGATGGCGTCGATGGCGATCGGCGCGGAAAATCCCAGCAGGAGGGAGGCCCACCCGGCCAGGTACCCGAGCGCCGGGTGCACGAGGGTGGACAGGAACCGGTACTCCCCACCCGACCGGGGAACGATCCGGGCGATCCCGGCGTAGGCCCGCGCCCCGCACAGGGCCAGCAGCGCGCCGATCACCCAGGCCAGCAGGATCTGCCCCGGGGTGAGGTCCTGGGCCATATAGCCCGTGCTCAAGAAAACCCCCGCGCCGATCATGTTGGCGATGACCATCCCGATTCCCGAATACAGCCCCAAGCGATGATCCTTCATTCACCCCCACCCTTCGTCGCCGTCTCAGTTCTTCGCTGTCAGTCTTCGTCGTTCTTCGTCAACGTTGTGCAATACGCCCCCGCCGGAGTCCTGTTTCAACTCCCGCCGGACGGGGACCCATCATGCCCCGCGGAGCGGCCCGGTACAAGCGCTTTTCCCCGCCCGCCGGCCCGGAGTTTTTCTTGATGCCGGGCCGCGCACACGTTACCTTGAGGATATGATGAAACTCATGGCCATAACGGCTCACCCGGATGACGAAGCCGGCGCTTTCGGGGGGGCGCTTCTCCATTACCACGCGCGCGGGGTGGAAACCTCCGTGATCTGTCTCACTCCGGGGCAGGCGGCCACCCACCGGGGGGCGGCCCGTTCCGACGCCGAGCTCGCCCGGCTCCGGCGCGCCGAGTTCGCCGCCTCCTGCCGCATCCTCCAGGTCACCCACGGGGAGGTTCTCGATTACGCGGACGCGGGGCTGGTTCGCGCGGACCTCCACGCCGTGGTCGGAGACCTGACCGAACGGATCCGCAGGATCCGGCCCCACGTCCTCCTGACCATGGGGCCGGAAGGGGCGGTGACGGGACATCTCGACCACTCCATGGCCTCGCTGTTCGCGACCCTGGCCTTTCACTGGGCGGGCCGGAACGACCGCTATCCGGAGCAGCTGGCGGCGGGGCTCGAGCCCCACCGGACACGGAAGCTCTATTACTCGACGGCCGCGTTCACCCTCCCCGACCGGCCCCCCGTCTCCCCTCCCCCCTGCTCGGCCACGCTGGCGATCGGCCCCTGGGTCGAGGAAAAGATCGCGGCCTTCCGGGCCCACACCACCCAGGCCCCGCTCGGGGAGCCGTTCGCCCGGGCCATGCGCCGGTTCGGGGACAAGGAACTGTACCACCTGGCCGCGGTCTCCGAACCATCGGTCGCGGAAGCCGAATCGGACCTCTTCGAAGGGATCGAGGAATAGGACGCGCGGCCGGGAGGCCTCAACCGCAAGGTTCCGATTGACATATCCGGATTGAACTCAGTAGTATAGGGGGCATCCGGATCGGGTGGCGGCCGCCAGACGGTGTGGCGGCTTTTTCATTTGCGGCCATGACCGGTCAGGGAAACATGCCTAACGACAGGAGCGGGTTCCCATGGAAAAAGAGACTGGGAAAGTGAAGTGGTTCAATAACGCCAAAGGCTACGGCTTCATCGAGAGAAACAGCGGCGGGGACGTCTTCGTGCACCACACCGCCATCCAGATGGACGGGTTCCGGACCCTCTCGGAGGGGGAGGCCGTGAGTTTCTCGGTGACGGAGGGCCCGAAGGGGCTGCAGGCGGAAAACGTCACCAAACCCGAAGAATAGCCGCCCGCCCGCCGGCGCATGGTTTTTCCCGGCCCTGCCGGCGCCGCCGGGAACGGGGCTACAGGTTCGCGCGGATATAACGGCACATCACCAGGCCGAGCACTATGTTGAAGGGAAAGACGCCCGAGGTGTAGTGCCCACAGCGCAACCCGAAGGTGGAATGTTCGAGCCCCAGCCGGCGGTATTCCCCGAGGACGATCTCGGACAGCTCGGGAAGGAACGTGCAGTCGTACAGCGCGTGCACGAGCAGGGAGCGCTTCCCGGACCCCCGGAGTTTCGGGAAATAGGCCATGGGGCTGATGGGCATCCAGATCTCTCTCAGCTCTTCCAGGCTGACGTGTCCCCGGAGCCCCGCCAGGACGTGGCGGGTGGAGATCCCTTTCCATACGACATCGGCGAACCAGGGGGAGACGTGGTTCTGGACCGCCACCCCGATCCTCGGGTCGTGCGCGGCCGTGATCAGGGCGGTGCAGGACCCCAGGCTCGTCCCCAGGATCGCGAACCGGCTGTACCCCTGCCGCTCGAGCCAGTCGATGGCGGCGCGGCAGTCCATGACCGCCTGCCTCGTGGCCTCGAGCGTCCGCCCCAGGTTCGGCGAAAGGGCGTAATCCGCCCGCTCCAGCTCCTCGGGCATCCTCAGGTCGTGGTAAGGCTGGCTCAGGCGCAGCGCCGACAGCCCGAAGGCGTTGAGCAGCCGGCAGAGCGACAGGTGCCCGCCGGCGTCGGCGTTCCACTGCGGGAGCACCAGCACCACCCGCCCGCGCGAGTCGGCCGGGAAAAACCGCCCGTGCACGGTGTTGTTCCGCTCGTAGCGGGTTGCGAGCGGGCTCGTGAACGCCAGGCTGCGCCCGTCCAGGACGTAATCGCGCACCGGGGCGTAGGCGTGGTAGCGGTCGCTCTCCTCGACCGCCCGCCGCGCGTACTCCAGCAGGAACTCCCTGGGGTCGCCGGCCTCGGGCGCGCCCGGTAGGAATTCCAGCCCCCACTCGAACTCCCGCACCTTCCGGTTGGTGTCGCGCCGGGAGAGCTTCAGTTCCCACGCGTGAAAGATCCTGGACAGCACTGCCTTCCCCTCCGATCGAGGCCCAAAAGGATGTACTTTAGCAAACCGGCGGATCGTCGGACAACGGGGGAATGGCCTTACTCGGGTTCCCGGAAGGCGCCGGAGGAGAGGCGGGGGTTCTGCGGCATGCGGGGAAGATGGTAGTAGCCTTTCCGGTAGACCACCCGGGCCGCGGGCCTGAGGCACTCGACGGCGATCCGGTGGTAGGAGTCGGGCTCCAGCGCCTGGTTGGAAACGTAGGTCAGGAAGTAGCGGCTCTTCATCTCACGGGCCACATCGGCGTAGATGCCCAGGATCTGGTCGTAGTCGGTCGGAAAGAAGCTGCGCCCCCCGGTCTCCCCGGCCAGCCGGGTCATCGCCTCCTCCCGTTTCCGGAAAAACTCCTCGATATAGTCCTCGTCATCCCCGAACAGCCTCCGGTAGATGTCGTTGAGGATCACCACCCGCCGTTCGCGCCGGGCGTCGCTGGCGACGATGGCCGTCTTCGAGACCACGTACAGGGACGCCTGGGATTTGGCGATCGCGCGCTCCGCCTCCTCCAGCCCCACCCGGCTCTGGTTGTCCAGGCAGTCGGTGAAGAGGACGATGGCCTTGCG includes these proteins:
- a CDS encoding VWA domain-containing protein, which gives rise to MFVPLLAPRTGPAQDPPPTFSASVNLVKVPISVFDVEGRMMEGLGAEDFRLWEDRAPQEIRSFGLDTYPVSVVLLLDTSPSSRNELKRIRAAATEFVRGLDAGDRFSVISFDDEVTRILDWTDSRKKLDKALGKLRAGVRTALYDAMYLAAAEQLKNIDGRKAIVLFTDCLDNQSRVGLEEAERAIAKSQASLYVVSKTAIVASDARRERRVVILNDIYRRLFGDDEDYIEEFFRKREEAMTRLAGETGGRSFFPTDYDQILGIYADVAREMKSRYFLTYVSNQALEPDSYHRIAVECLRPAARVVYRKGYYHLPRMPQNPRLSSGAFREPE